The region TGCAGCACTTGTTCCGATCGCAGATCGGTGAGCATCCTCACCCTGTTGTGCAGTTGCAGTACTTTGAGTGTGTGGTGCGGTATGCCACGAGTTTTGTTTTGTGGCCCGACTTGCTCCCGAAAGCGCTCGAGGCATTTTTGGGACCCCGTGGATTGTGCAATCCGCACCATGGCATGCGACGACGAATTAATTACCTGTTTTACCGGTTCGTACGTGACACGCGCACGGCTATCCCATCGGAGATCGTGCCACGTCTATTGGAGAGCATGCCATTAGCCGTCACTGCTACGTTGCCAGAGGTGCCAGCTGACGAGGACCCACTGGCCAGGGCCACGGAAAAAGCGTCAGCATTTGACAGCCAGTTGTACCTCTTTGACACGAGTGGTCTGCTTATCGCGCAGTTGGGCCACATGCCTGATACACAGGTCATGCTGTTCAAACTGATTACGCAGCCGCTCGCGGAGCAGTTGCAACAGAGTGTCCAGGCCGCTGACCCGAGCAACTtgcagctggtgctgcAAGTGCATCACTTGATCTTGGCTCTCAGCACCATCACCAAAGGCTTCCCTGACTACGATGCGaatcgtgcgcacgagccgGCATGGATTGAAGAACTTAAGCCACTCACAGAGCAGATTCTGATGGCCCTGACGGCACTGAACCGCTTCATGATTGTACGCGAGGCTGCACGTGGCGCGTTCGCACGCATCGTCGCATCTGCGGGGCCAGCTGTGTTGCCTTACATACCCACTTTGATCCATGCGCTTGTCCATCATGTCACTGAAGCCGAGCTTGTGGATTTGCTCAATTTCTTTGGGCTTATCACGAACAAATACAAGGACAATGTCCGCAGCGTGATGGACAATGTATTTGGCGTACTTGTCTCGCGCATCTTTTCCTTCCTGCACCAGGGTGTGCAAGGTACAGACGAtctcgtgcgccgctcagACACAGAGCGTGCGTACTTCGGCCTGGTGCATGCCCTCCTGCAGGCCGGtatggacgacgtgctggtATCGGAAAAGAACCAAGCACAGCTGGAGGCCGTCCTCCAAAGCCACGTGTATTATGTCACGCATGGCGAGCCTGTgacgcagcgtgcggcCATCAGCGTCTTGTcgcagcttgtgcagctgTGGGCGCGTCCGAACGAAAAGGCGATTATGGGCTTTGAGCAGTTCGTGTACGATGCGATCTTGCCCCTTGTGTTCCAGGTCCCTGCGAAGCCTTCGTTTGATTCGTCGGATGCACAGTCCCAGCTCGTGCTCTCGGAGCTTGCCGGCCTGCTTAAGTCGCTCTATACCGCACGCGGTGACGAGTTTCTCCAGTACTTGTCGACCGTATACCTGCCCAGCGTCCAGTGCCCACCAGAGCTTGCACTTGAGCTCACCAAAAGCGTCCAGTCGCTCGAGGTCAAGCCTCTGAAGCGATTCCTTGACACATTCATCGCCCAGTCTCGTGGCGCTTAAAAATAGATACATACTATGACATCATGTACGTTACATGAGCGCTGCAATGGCAGACGGCGACGTCAATCAGCacagcacgtcgtcgtgaACCAtgctggcgtcgtgctACGCAAATCGCAAGGGCGGCGTCAGTGGCTCTATCGACCTAGAAAGGGCTCTCGGCGTCCACGTAGGCGACACGGGCATCTGCAATGGCGGTAGGCGACTCGCATGACGGGGACTTGACTCGATCAGCACAGGCCGATCTGAATGCAAGAGCCACTCGGCCTGACCCTTGTAAGGTGAATGACGCGCGTCTTTGTACAGCCGCGTTGTTTCGCCGCACTGCGTTTCATAGACCAGACGAGAGAGACGCTGCACACAGTTTTGGAGCACGCGATAACATAATCGAGCTTGTTTCTCATCAGCACATAAGTGAATGAGCCATTTGACCTTGCAGCCACGTTCAATGCCAGTAGCATGCAAATGCCATGGCATGTCAGTACCTGAGACATTATGCAGTTCAAGCTTGGTGCTCGTATGAAGCTCTAGACATGCATGCGCGGTAAAACAGTGCGGTTTGATGGCGTACAAATGCGCATAAAAATGGAATGGCACGTCCGAGTGCACCAATACATAGTCCCAGCAACTCGTGGCATGCCTCGATAACCATGGCAGGGACCAAGCCCGCCAGGTGCACCGCGCAGATGCCAACACGTCGGCATGGACTACAGGCTTACCCCCTTTAAAGTGCCACACTCCGCGCTCGAGAATCGCGTCTCTTCGCAGCATACAGAGCGATGTACATAGCCTCCGTGCTTTTTTACGTGAACTTGCGCACAACGCTCATTGTGTCGAGGGACAAGCCTCACAATGACACGCATATCACGTGAAACTTGATGACAACACGATGGACTACTTGGTCAACTCGGCGCCAATCTTGTAGCTGACGGCCTTATCCCAATCGACCTTTTCGCGTGTGATGGGTAAAGTACGGCGCAGTGCCTTGAACGCATCTTCGCGCAGCAAATCCGTTGTCTCAAAGAGCTTGGTTTGATAGTGTTGCTCATGGGCCTCAATCGCTCGGATCACGTCAGCGGCGATAGAGCCGGTAGACTGGAAGGCGGGCATGGTATCGGAGTATTGCGTTTGCATTTGAACGTTGCCATTCTCGAAGTAATGTGTGTGGACACGTATATCGGCCCGCGTAAATGCTTTCGTTGACAAATCAAACACATACGTCGAGCGCCACCGGCCTGACCAAAAGTTCCGTAGATTGTACTTGTTTCCGACAATGTGTAGTGTCAAGGTTGGGATGGAGACAGGTTCTGGGGCTTCCTTGGACGACGCACACTCAGTCAGTGGACTCGGGAGCACCTCAGATTTGAATTCCTGGTCAGTAGAACAATGTTGAGATGTCTCATCATTGGTTTCTTCCTCTTGCTCAGTTTCTGTTTCATGAACAGATGAAACAGAGCTTTCCTTTCGTCCCTGGACATCAGCGTCCGGTGTGGATGCGGTTTCTGAAGTTGCTTGTCGCGCAGAAAGGTGAGAGCTCGGCAGAAAAGTGCTGCACACTCCTGCATGAAAATGACGGTGCATATATTTGGAAAGTTCCTCATCAACCGCCGCGCGCAAAGTCTCCGCCTCGCTAGTGGGACGGGGTATAGGCGTCACCTGATCAGCAGACGCCTGGGAAGGATCATACACAAACGTACAAGATAGACGTGGATGGTAGTACTTTCCATCTAACTTTGCTGCTTCACACACAATCGCATAATCACTCTTACCATCCAAGTCTATTGATACGGGCAGTAATTGTTCATGAGCGTACTGCAAAAGAACAGGCCGTGCATGATCCTTAACGTGGTCTGAAGATACGGTACCTGCCAGAATACCTTTAATATCATTAAATACCTGATTTTCTTGTCCAGGCGGGGTCTGGAGAAGCATGTTTACACATgcctgcacggcatcctGAGAACACGACATAATGAATGGAGATCCGTGACACAGCCTCAAGCGCTTCCCATGGGCGGGTGCGAGCCAGATGTGGAGGCTCCACAGACCACACAATGATGGGGTAAAACGCGACGTGGAGCATTGTTTCATTCCAGCCTAGTTTCACACGCAGGCACACAGTCACCTGGTTAACAGTATCTGCCATGGATCTGCAAAACCTTCCTGCATTTACATCTGTATGGATAGCAGGTGCCTTGTGCTTGACAATGCTTGAACATCTTGGCTTCGTATCGGAGCATCAGTTGTTCTTTTCGACATATTATGTATTTCGAAAGCACCAGTATTGGCGCATTGTTACTTCATTCATGTATTTTGGTAAGATCGGATTGATCTTTGCCATTCGCATTCTTGAACTTATTCGCTTTGCGAGCGATTTAGAAGCGCATACCTTCGGTCcaacacgacgcgcacaATACGCTTGGTTCCTCCTTTGCTCATCATTATCACTCCTTTTGGTTGGATCTTTGCTCTCAATACGTTTCATGTCATACCCGCTCTCATGGATTCTCACATATATATGGAGCCGAAAAAGTCGGCATATGCATGTCACCTTCCTAGGTGTCCTCACGATAACTGCGCCATATTACCCTTTTATTGAGCTCCTCTTCACCCTTGTTCAGAGTAACGTGGAGTTCAAAGACATTATGGTGGGCCTGCTTTTAGGCCATTTATACTACTTTCTAGAAGAATTATGGCCGCGTGAGATGCCGTCGCATGGGTACCATTGGATCGGAACGCCACAGAGATGGTGCGTAAAGTTAAATGCTCACAGTACCAGGGTGGAATTATTTGAGGCTCCAGTGGCGCAGTAATCGTGCCAGTTGGACGGGTGAGCCAAGCAGCTTTGTCTCCATACCCCTTGTGTAAGCCCGTGTAGCCTGCCTTGATACGCGCGTTCTTTCTTTAGTAAGCCATCAGGTCCAGAATTGTTCTAGCTACGTGTAACCCttcgcgaggcgcttgcATGTTGATACTCGAGCGTGCAAGGCTGACGAGGCCATGGTCTATTGTCGCATTTGCGGCTCATACTCCATTTTACTTACCGCATCATCATGGCATTAGTATGGCCAAAAGAAATCGCTATAAAAGCACGCGAGCAAGTAAATTATCGCGCACTTCATCGCGGTCATCGCAGAAGACAACCAAGGATGAGCAAGATACCCCAAAGATACCCCGGAAAGCGAATGTAAGTTATTCCAAGTCGAAAAAGCAAGAGAAATCCGCTCTTGAAGACGTTCAGCTGCCCGACATTTCACCTGTTTCTGCGGAAAATTCTGGTCTCATGACGGCTGTTTCAATAGATAAGGACGCGACTTCAAGTGACAATAGATCAAGACAGACAACGTTCTTGTACGGTGAAGAGGCAAAAAAGGCTCGCTTGGTTCGATTTGAGCAATATGAAAAAGAACGTGATATCTCTTACCGATTCGGTCGGCTATATGACACGGATACAGCGGTGGAACCTGTCAAGCCACTCAGAAATATGCATGTGGCCAAACTAGAACACGGCCTTGATCGCGTCTTATTCAACCCAGGCGTGCACTGGCTGCGTGACCAGCGGACAGGCACTTTTAACTACACCCCGGAAATACAACGTGTACTGGATGTCGACTTGTTTGACTACACCACATTACCTCCGTACGTGACTTCAAGTCGTGATAAAGAGCTGTTGTATATTACAAAGCGGCAAAAGAAAAAGTACTGTGGCAGTACAAGTAGCTTAACGGGTTTATTGAGTCACTGTTACTTTTTGCTGAGCCGATGGAAAGAGCCCAATCTCACCGGTTTCAGCCCCAGCTTTCAAAATTTGCTCACTGGATTTAGCGAAGGCTCTAAAATGCCCGTCTCGATTATGCTGCGCTATCAGACGGACGGCTTTTACGCCATTGATGCCGATAAGAACTCGGACGGAGAAATGGACAATACTAATTACCTACTTACTACACTAGGAAAGAGTCTGGAAAAGTTTCTTACATCTTCGCCTGATGAATATGCACAGCACAAGCGTGTGAATAGCTGGAAGCTTGGTGCAGAAGTGCGTGAGCAGCAAGAAGCATATCATTATGCACAGTCGCCGAAGTTTCTTCTTCGCTCACAGCTAGATTGTTACGATGAGCGCTTACCCAAGCGCACCTTTGATCTTAAAACCCGGGCGGTTGTCTCTATTCGAAATGACCGTGCAAATTATGCTGAAGGGTGCGGTTACCAAATTCGGTTCGCACGAGGTCTATGGGAATCGTTCGAGCGAGAGTATTGGGATATGGTCCGTGCTGCCTTTCTCAAATACAATTTTCAAGCACGTATTGGGCACATGGATGGAATATTTGTGGCATATCATAACACGTCAGAAATTTTTGGATTCCAATACATTGACTTGGAAGAGATGAACTTGCGTCTCTTTGGAAGCAATGAGATGGGAGATAAAGCCTACCACATGTCTATTGGGCTCTTGGAACGTATTCTCGATGTGGCCACCGAGAATTTTCCCAATGAAACACTCAGTATCACGATGGAGACACGCCCTGGTACAGGAAACATGTATGTGATCGTGGAGTCAACAGAGACATCCCGAATTCTACAGCTGGATGTCGTGTTGGATCGGTACTTGAACAATGCCCTAGTTCGCGGCCCTGTGGACTTTGTCCAGTTTTGTGGACCGATGACCGAGGCTGAACTCGAGGATATGCATTGTGGTCGCTCTAAATCTAAACTGAGCGATGTGCAGTGGTATGTGGACTATTGCATTACCCCAAGACATGATTTTCCAGAGAAAAAGACTCGGCAAAATCTCCAGGAAATTCGCAACCGTCAACGACTGATGAGGACTATGACCATGCCTAATGTCGAGATGCTAGATGAGCGCGAAAAGGAGCGCCTCTATGTACTGTCCAAGCAACCAGGTGCTCTGGAACGGTTCTTGCATGAGCGTGAAAATGGTCAGGCGATTGGTATGCCTCTAGCACCTGGACAAAAGACGACACGGGAGCTTATTCAAAGAGAAGGGCTCCTGAACATTGAGTCACAGGGACATTCCCAACCCACGACTGCAGTCAGATGGCTTCGCTATTTGGATCCCATGACGAAACGCGTGCGGGAATTAAGTCGTGAGGGACACCGGAGACTGAAACAGCAGTTGTCCAAGTGACCCACCCTGCCGTCCTACAGGTGCATCTATGACTCCCGTTCCTACCCCTACCCGTAGAagcgtcgtcgagggctgaaagaagcacacgaccGATGTAGGACGCGGCTCGTACTTAGATTCGGCCTATTTTGGAACATGATACAAGCGCAGCAGGCCAGCCAGCCTGACTCAGACACTCATATCGAGGATAGCGCTACTATATCTGTGAGCACCACACATGCATCATAACGCGCTTAGAAGCGAAGAGCGTGGGGCCTGTCACCCTTCGAGAGCGAGAAGGTGGTCGAAAGGTACTTGGCCATGACGGGGTCAGCGTTCTGGATCGACGCGAGCACGTCCTTGTCAAGAGCCTTCTGGTCAGCAACCTTACTCTCAGCGAGAGGGGCCTTGTTAGCGGGGTCAGCGAAGAAAGAGGCCTCCGCCTTCACCTTGGCAGCCTTCTCACGACGGAAGTATGCATCGTTCAGCTTGTCGTCAATCTGGACGTTGCTGATGTCGAGCTTCGTGCTCGTAGCAATGACGTATGCCTGGTTCACGCGGCGGATCGGCACACCGTTCAGCTTGAAAGGACCAGTAACAAGAAGGAGACCGCTCTCGAGTTGCTTGAGGAAAACAACGCGCTTGCCACGGAAGCGACCGGCCAGCAGAATCAGAACAGTACCGGGCGTAATGCTGTCACGAAGCTTCGTGGGCTTGGGAGTCTTGCGGCTCACCTTCTTAGCACGAACGTCGTCTGCCGGGTAGAAACGAGGCGCCTTGTTCACAGGGAGCACACGCTTACCAGCGTTCTTTGCACCACCGACAACCTTCTCCTTGGTCGTGACGGGCTCCTCCTGGACAGGGGCGGCGGGCTTACGGCCCGTGTGCTTGTAGCCACCCTTCTTCGAGAACAGCTGGCTGCGGCCGAGACGACCAACGTACGGGCTGACAGTGCTGTTGCGGGCCATGGTACGCTGCAAGGGTTAGTATGTCTGTTCTCACAAAAGAGAAATCCGCACACTCGCGCACGGAACAGAGCTACTTCGTAAGACAATACGAAGTCTCCCTGTGTTCCGCACAAACAAATGCGCTCATCGCACGTACCAAGGGGAAACCACTAAGATCGGCCTTGATGGTTAGAAGTAGAAACCGAGCGGTTGTGCCACACTTTctcagcagcagccgcgCGGACGAAGAAGTCCACCCTAGGAGCGTATGGTAGATCACGTGAATATTTCAAAACTAGATAGCCTGGATGACGGCCTTCGTGGATGCCACGTGGAATGGAGCTGGTCCGGGCGCACATATTCGGCCGGCGCTTGCCTCTTGCACGAGATTCTGGCTGGCGCTGTGCTCCACTGCGTTTATGCAGCGAGGAGCGACGCGTCTCTGGCAGACACGTTGGCAAATCCCGCGGCTATACACAACCATGCCCAGTGCTACGCGTAACTATGCCGCTGCTATTGATGCGCTTAACTCGCTACAATCTAATTCTGCAACAATTGAGGCTATTAGAAGAAGTGGAAAGACTGTCAATGAGCTGAACGAGCCAGAAATGACCGAATACCTACAGCGAATTGGACACAGGCGCGATGAACTTGATCGTTTAAATGTGATACATATCACCGGTACAAAAGGAAAAGGATCAACAGCAGCATTTTGTGATGCGCTTCTACAAAAAGCACGCCCGCCTGGAGCGGGAAAAATCGGCTTGTACACGTCGCCTCATATGGTCGCAGCTCGTGAGCGGATCCGCATAGACGGCGTGCCCATATCCGAGGCAGACTTCGCCAAATTTTTTTGGGAGGTATGGGATCGCCTTGAGCAGAATCCCCATCGAGCCCTAGAAACAACCCCCCTCCGACCTGTTTATTTTCGATTCATGACCATTCTTGCCTTTCACGTGTTTATTTCTCTAGAGGTATCAGCCACACTACTGGAAGTAGGGATTGGCGGTATGTATGACTCCACGAATATTGTTCAGCACCCAGTGGTCACTGGTGTCACGGCGCTTGGTCTCGACCATACAGCTATTCTCGGGCATACATTGGAAGAAGTAGCCTGGCAAAAGGCTGGCATCTTTAAGCCAGGTGTTCCTGCTTTAAGCGTAGAACAGCCAGAGAATGCACAAGCTGTGCTCCAAAAGTATGCAAAACAAGTCCAGGCTTCGTCATTCCAAGTGGTCCCTGTAAATCGCGACTTGTTGCACGTCAAATTAGGACTGCCTGGTGATCATCAATACTCTAACGCGAGCTTAGCGTTGGAACTGATCCGAACATTTGTTCTTTCGGATATTGGCAAGCACCGATTCCCCGGTGCGTCTGAAAAGCTGGGATGCACTGGTGCATCAGTACCTGACCTAGCTCGTGTGGCATTATCCTCGGCATTCTGGCCTGGAAGATGTCAGGTCGTGCCTGCAAAAGAAGCGTTTCATGCAACGTATTATTTGGATGGAGCACACACGGTAGAAAGCGTTCGTGTTTGTGTGCAATGGTTCGTGCGAGAGACGGCGCAAAACAAGCAGCCCAAAGTTCTCGTATTCAACTGCACAAATGGACGCTCTGCATACTTCCTTCTTGGCTCTATGCTAGAAGAGCTGAAGAAGTGCCAGGTGGACGCACAGACCTTTTTCCGTCGCGTCTTTTTTTGCACCAACAATACTTATGCGGATGGTGGCTCTGCAAGCGATTTGATGTCGCGATCTGTGGATCCTAAAGATATTGAGAATATGTCTGTGCAAAGAGAGCTATTGAGCTCATGGTGTCAACTGCAAGGACTAGAACAGGATGGTGTTTTGTCCGCTCACAATGCCAATGTCCGTGTGGACGTCGTGCCCAGTATTGAGCATGTCATGGCGGCTGTCCGCGACTATGGAGCCTGTGCTTCAAATACAATCCCAGATGTTTTTGTTGCTGGGAGTTTACATCTTGTTGGTGGCTTTATGTCTCACTTGCAGGCGAGGCATATGTTGAATGAGCGGCTGCAAAGCACCCACGTAGCATGAACCTCGCATGTGGAGAGCCTCCACATTAGAACATACGACCGGCGCACTGGTTCACCAAGGCCGTAACTCATGACCTTGATGAGAATGGTGCCTAGATGGGGTCGACTGCCGGCGGGCGTGTATCGGGTCAAGCCGATGCGCTCATTCTACCATCGAAATGCATCGCACATCGAATCTGAATTTGTTACTCCTAACGCAAGGCAATTTCCTGCTTCGTTCGTGGTGCCGACAGCCATGCCTGACATGTCTCAGCGAACAGCTGAAGAAGCAGAGCATCGGAAGCATATTCTTGCAATTTTGCACGGAATGAACCTCCCCATAATGCAGTATGCTTTTGCATACGGATCTGGTGTATTTAGCCAAGCACCACTGTCCCGGAGAGATGGTGGGGCACCGCCCATGATTGATATGGTGGTGGCCGTGAAAGACCCGGTGCATTGGCATGCGGCCAATATGCTCAGGAACAAGTCGCATTATCCTTGGTGGACACGATGGTTTGGTTTATGGGCAATtcgtgctgcgcaaaaGATGGGCGCAGGACTGTGGTATGTACCGTACGTCAAGGTAAATAATGAGATTATCAAGTACGGTGTGATTTCGATTGAGGATTTGTGCAAGGATTTGTTGTACTGGAATACATTGTATGTGGGGGGACGCATGCACAAACCCATTGCATGCTTGTTTGATGCAACAAACAATCGCGTGCCAAATGCCCAGCAAGCGAACTTGACATCCGCGTTGCGTGCATCGCTCCTCTTGCTACCCGCATCATTCTCAGAGATGGAATTGTACCGTATGCTTGCGTCTCTAAGCTACATGGGCGACTTCCGCATGAAGGTACCGGGTGGTGAGAACCGCAACAAGGTGGAGAACATTGTCAAGCACCAGCTGCCCTGGTTCCGGATCATGTACTCGACCTTGCTCACAAGGCTTCGCTTCGTGCATGTGAATCACAATGAAGAATCATTTACGATGCACCAAGACAAGCGGCCAGCCACCCTCGCTCTCGTCGCGATAAACTTGCCTCAGACCTTGCGTCTCCGTCTCGTCCAGCATTTTCAGCGTCAGCCGCACTTGCATCCCGTCTTTCACAAGTGCAAGGATATGGACCCGGAGGAATTAATGCCCGCTACGTCGGCCAACATTCGAAAACTGCGGGATAACCCGGAGACGCGAAAAAAGCTTtacgaggacgacgactGTGAGGAAGCAGATGAATGGCCTTATTCCACGCGATTTTGGCTTGCAGTTGTTCAGCAGCCGTCATTTGAGGACGCTTTGCGTGAGCAAATCGTCCAGATCGTATCCGAACCCACGAGGATTCAATCACTGAAAGGACTCTATACGGCGGGTATCGGTCGCTCCCTGCGCTACCTGTGGTCTAAGATGAGTAAGTATAGCCAGAGTCGAAAGAGAGTCTATGGATCAGGGGACAAGGACAAAGGTAGGCATAGCGGTTAGTATGTACATTTCCATCA is a window of Malassezia restricta chromosome III, complete sequence DNA encoding:
- a CDS encoding capping protein (actin filament) muscle Z-line, alpha; this encodes MSCSQDAVQACVNMLLQTPPGQENQVFNDIKGILAGTVSSDHVKDHARPVLLQYAHEQLLPVSIDLDGKSDYAIVCEAAKLDGKYYHPRLSCTFVYDPSQASADQVTPIPRPTSEAETLRAAVDEELSKYMHRHFHAGVCSTFLPSSHLSARQATSETASTPDADVQGRKESSVSSVHETETEQEEETNDETSQHCSTDQEFKSEVLPSPLTECASSKEAPEPVSIPTLTLHIVGNKYNLRNFWSGRWRSTYVFDLSTKAFTRADIRVHTHYFENGNVQMQTQYSDTMPAFQSTGSIAADVIRAIEAHEQHYQTKLFETTDLLREDAFKALRRTLPITREKVDWDKAVSYKIGAELTK
- a CDS encoding derlin yields the protein MDLQNLPAFTSVWIAGALCLTMLEHLGFVSEHQLFFSTYYVFRKHQYWRIVTSFMYFGKIGLIFAIRILELIRFASDLEAHTFGPTRRAQYAWFLLCSSLSLLLVGSLLSIRFMSYPLSWILTYIWSRKSRHMHVTFLGVLTITAPYYPFIELLFTLVQSNVEFKDIMVGLLLGHLYYFLEELWPREMPSHGYHWIGTPQRWVELFEAPVAQ
- a CDS encoding mitochondrial mRNA processing protein PET127; amino-acid sequence: MLILERARLTRPWSIVAFAAHTPFYLPHHHGISMAKRNRYKSTRASKLSRTSSRSSQKTTKDEQDTPKIPRKANVSYSKSKKQEKSALEDVQLPDISPVSAENSGLMTAVSIDKDATSSDNRSRQTTFLYGEEAKKARLVRFEQYEKERDISYRFGRLYDTDTAVEPVKPLRNMHVAKLEHGLDRVLFNPGVHWLRDQRTGTFNYTPEIQRVLDVDLFDYTTLPPYVTSSRDKELLYITKRQKKKYCGSTSSLTGLLSHCYFLLSRWKEPNLTGFSPSFQNLLTGFSEGSKMPVSIMLRYQTDGFYAIDADKNSDGEMDNTNYLLTTLGKSLEKFLTSSPDEYAQHKRVNSWKLGAEVREQQEAYHYAQSPKFLLRSQLDCYDERLPKRTFDLKTRAVVSIRNDRANYAEGCGYQIRFARGLWESFEREYWDMVRAAFLKYNFQARIGHMDGIFVAYHNTSEIFGFQYIDLEEMNLRLFGSNEMGDKAYHMSIGLLERILDVATENFPNETLSITMETRPGTGNMYVIVESTETSRILQLDVVLDRYLNNALVRGPVDFVQFCGPMTEAELEDMHCGRSKSKLSDVQWYVDYCITPRHDFPEKKTRQNLQEIRNRQRLMRTMTMPNVEMLDEREKERLYVLSKQPGALERFLHERENGQAIGMPLAPGQKTTRELIQREGLLNIESQGHSQPTTAVRWLRYLDPMTKRVRELSREGHRRLKQQLSK
- a CDS encoding large subunit ribosomal protein L6e produces the protein MARNSTVSPYVGRLGRSQLFSKKGGYKHTGRKPAAPVQEEPVTTKEKVVGGAKNAGKRVLPVNKAPRFYPADDVRAKKVSRKTPKPTKLRDSITPGTVLILLAGRFRGKRVVFLKQLESGLLLVTGPFKLNGVPIRRVNQAYVIATSTKLDISNVQIDDKLNDAYFRREKAAKVKAEASFFADPANKAPLAESKVADQKALDKDVLASIQNADPVMAKYLSTTFSLSKGDRPHALRF
- a CDS encoding folylpolyglutamate synthase: MQRGATRLWQTRWQIPRLYTTMPSATRNYAAAIDALNSLQSNSATIEAIRRSGKTVNELNEPEMTEYLQRIGHRRDELDRLNVIHITGTKGKGSTAAFCDALLQKARPPGAGKIGLYTSPHMVAARERIRIDGVPISEADFAKFFWEVWDRLEQNPHRALETTPLRPVYFRFMTILAFHVFISLEVSATLLEVGIGGMYDSTNIVQHPVVTGVTALGLDHTAILGHTLEEVAWQKAGIFKPGVPALSVEQPENAQAVLQKYAKQVQASSFQVVPVNRDLLHVKLGLPGDHQYSNASLALELIRTFVLSDIGKHRFPGASEKLGCTGASVPDLARVALSSAFWPGRCQVVPAKEAFHATYYLDGAHTVESVRVCVQWFVRETAQNKQPKVLVFNCTNGRSAYFLLGSMLEELKKCQVDAQTFFRRVFFCTNNTYADGGSASDLMSRSVDPKDIENMSVQRELLSSWCQLQGLEQDGVLSAHNANVRVDVVPSIEHVMAAVRDYGACASNTIPDVFVAGSLHLVGGFMSHLQARHMLNERLQSTHVA
- a CDS encoding mitochondrial translocator assembly and maintenance protein 41, whose product is MTLMRMVPRWGRLPAGVYRVKPMRSFYHRNASHIESEFVTPNARQFPASFVVPTAMPDMSQRTAEEAEHRKHILAILHGMNLPIMQYAFAYGSGVFSQAPLSRRDGGAPPMIDMVVAVKDPVHWHAANMLRNKSHYPWWTRWFGLWAIRAAQKMGAGLWYVPYVKVNNEIIKYGVISIEDLCKDLLYWNTLYVGGRMHKPIACLFDATNNRVPNAQQANLTSALRASLLLLPASFSEMELYRMLASLSYMGDFRMKVPGGENRNKVENIVKHQLPWFRIMYSTLLTRLRFVHVNHNEESFTMHQDKRPATLALVAINLPQTLRLRLVQHFQRQPHLHPVFHKCKDMDPEELMPATSANIRKLRDNPETRKKLYEDDDCEEADEWPYSTRFWLAVVQQPSFEDALREQIVQIVSEPTRIQSLKGLYTAGIGRSLRYLWSKMSKYSQSRKRVYGSGDKDKGRHSG